A portion of the Celeribacter baekdonensis genome contains these proteins:
- a CDS encoding PTS sugar transporter subunit IIA gives MIGIVIVAHGGLAKEYLAAVEHVVGKQTGVEAISIEPDHDRSAKQKEICGAADDVDTGDGVVVVTDMFGGSPSNLSLMACHHDNRKIIYGANLPMLIKLAKSRHKTVSEAVKNALEAGRKYIDSFDVLG, from the coding sequence GTGATCGGAATCGTTATTGTCGCGCATGGAGGATTGGCCAAGGAGTACCTTGCTGCCGTCGAACATGTGGTGGGCAAACAAACGGGCGTTGAGGCAATTTCTATTGAGCCGGATCATGACCGATCGGCCAAGCAAAAGGAAATTTGCGGTGCGGCCGATGATGTCGACACCGGAGATGGTGTGGTGGTTGTGACCGATATGTTTGGCGGTAGCCCGTCCAATCTGTCGTTGATGGCCTGCCATCATGACAATCGTAAGATCATTTACGGCGCGAACCTGCCCATGCTGATCAAGCTGGCAAAATCGCGTCACAAAACGGTCAGCGAAGCGGTTAAAAATGCCTTAGAGGCGGGCCGAAAGTATATCGACAGTTTCGATGTTCTTGGCTGA
- a CDS encoding HPr family phosphocarrier protein — protein MASTTRTHEIINVKGLHARASAKFVETVEEFDASAEVSKDGMSTSGDSIMGLLMLAASKGTTIDVSTSGPDADALADALEALIKDRFGEDM, from the coding sequence ATGGCATCGACGACGAGAACGCATGAGATCATCAACGTGAAGGGTCTTCATGCGCGTGCTTCGGCGAAATTTGTCGAGACGGTAGAAGAGTTTGATGCCAGCGCAGAAGTGTCCAAGGACGGGATGAGCACTTCGGGCGATAGCATCATGGGGCTTTTGATGTTGGCAGCCTCCAAAGGAACCACTATTGACGTGTCAACGAGCGGGCCGGACGCAGATGCCTTGGCGGATGCGTTGGAGGCCCTGATCAAGGACCGATTTGGCGAGGATATGTAA
- a CDS encoding phosphoenolpyruvate carboxykinase — protein sequence MTTGRVNPAFTLDDQGITGLGHVYYNLLEPALIEEALKREEGTLGKGGTFLVTTGKHTGRSPKDKFVVRTPSVEDTIWWENNQPMDPAKFDVLYADMLEHMKGKDYFVEDLYGGADAAHRLDVRMVTELAWHGLFIRTMLRRPELKELDDFTADFTIINCPSFKADPERHGCRSETVVALNFDKKIILIGNTEYAGENKKGVFTLLNYILPGKGVMAMHCSANHAPNNPVDTAIFFGLSGTGKTTLSADPSRVLIGDDEHGWSERGTFNFEGGCYAKTINLSAEAEPEIYATCSMFGTVIENMIYDEHTKELDFEDNSLTDNMRCAYPLEYISNASPSSLGGHPKNIIMLTCDAYGILPPIARLTPAQAMYHFLSGFTSKTPGTEVGVTEPLPTFSTCFGAPFMPRRPEAYGNLLREKIAKHGATCWLVNTGWTGGAFGTGSRMPIKATRNLLHSALEGTLAEVEFRKDENFGFEVPVSVPGVPDVLLDPRRTWADKDAFDAQAEKLVKMFSANFEQYLPYIDEDVKAAAIG from the coding sequence ATGACAACCGGACGCGTGAACCCGGCTTTCACACTTGACGACCAAGGCATCACAGGGCTTGGCCATGTCTATTACAACCTTCTTGAGCCTGCGCTCATCGAAGAAGCCCTGAAACGCGAAGAAGGCACGCTTGGCAAAGGCGGCACCTTCCTTGTGACCACAGGCAAACACACTGGCCGGTCCCCAAAAGATAAATTCGTTGTGCGGACCCCCTCCGTGGAAGACACGATCTGGTGGGAAAACAACCAGCCGATGGACCCGGCCAAATTTGATGTTCTTTACGCCGATATGCTTGAGCATATGAAAGGCAAAGATTATTTTGTTGAAGACCTTTATGGCGGCGCCGATGCGGCTCACCGTCTCGACGTGCGCATGGTCACCGAGTTGGCGTGGCACGGTTTGTTTATCCGCACCATGTTGCGCCGTCCTGAGTTGAAAGAACTCGACGATTTCACCGCAGATTTCACCATCATCAACTGCCCGAGCTTCAAAGCCGACCCAGAGCGTCACGGCTGTCGCTCGGAAACCGTTGTTGCCTTGAACTTTGACAAAAAGATCATCCTGATCGGCAACACCGAATATGCGGGCGAGAACAAAAAAGGCGTGTTCACGCTTTTGAACTACATTTTGCCGGGCAAAGGCGTGATGGCGATGCATTGCTCCGCCAACCACGCGCCGAACAATCCGGTCGACACCGCGATTTTCTTTGGCCTGTCGGGCACAGGGAAAACCACGCTCTCCGCTGATCCGTCGCGCGTCCTTATTGGCGATGACGAACATGGCTGGTCCGAGCGCGGCACCTTTAACTTTGAAGGCGGGTGTTACGCAAAAACGATCAACCTGTCGGCCGAGGCCGAGCCCGAGATCTATGCGACCTGCTCGATGTTTGGCACTGTCATCGAAAACATGATCTATGACGAGCACACCAAAGAGCTCGACTTCGAAGACAACAGCCTGACCGACAACATGCGCTGCGCCTACCCGTTGGAATATATCTCCAACGCGTCGCCGTCTTCGCTGGGCGGTCACCCGAAAAACATCATCATGCTGACCTGTGACGCCTACGGTATCTTGCCTCCGATCGCGCGTCTCACCCCGGCACAGGCGATGTATCACTTCCTCTCCGGCTTCACCTCAAAGACACCGGGCACCGAAGTGGGCGTGACCGAGCCGCTGCCGACCTTCTCCACCTGTTTCGGCGCGCCGTTCATGCCACGTCGCCCGGAAGCTTACGGCAACCTGTTGCGTGAAAAAATCGCGAAACATGGCGCAACCTGTTGGCTGGTCAACACCGGCTGGACCGGCGGCGCCTTTGGCACTGGCTCGCGTATGCCGATCAAAGCCACGCGTAACCTGTTGCACTCCGCGCTGGAAGGCACATTGGCTGAGGTCGAATTCCGCAAAGACGAGAACTTTGGCTTTGAAGTTCCGGTCTCGGTTCCGGGCGTGCCGGACGTTCTTTTGGACCCACGCCGCACTTGGGCCGACAAAGACGCCTTTGATGCACAGGCTGAGAAACTGGTCAAAATGTTCTCCGCGAACTTTGAACAGTACCTGCCCTACATTGACGAAGATGTGAAAGCGGCTGCCATCGGCTAA
- a CDS encoding response regulator transcription factor: MSRIALVDDDRNILTSVSMTLEAEGFEVETYNDGQSALDAFNKRLPDMAVFDIKMPRMDGMDLLQRVRQKTNMPVIFLTSKDDEIDEVLGLRMGADDYVKKPFSQRLLVERIRALLRRQEVIEGGEVGETEETKVIVRGELEMDPLRHSVSWKGRDVTLTVTEFLLLQALAQRPGFVKSRDQLMDVAYDDQVYVDDRTIDSHIKRLRKKMRTVDNEFSAIETLYGIGYRYNEE; this comes from the coding sequence ATGTCCCGCATCGCATTGGTTGACGACGACCGGAATATCCTCACCTCCGTCTCCATGACCCTTGAGGCAGAAGGGTTTGAGGTGGAAACATATAACGACGGACAGTCGGCCTTGGATGCGTTTAACAAACGTCTTCCTGATATGGCAGTTTTTGACATCAAGATGCCGCGCATGGACGGGATGGACCTGTTGCAGCGTGTGCGGCAGAAAACCAATATGCCGGTGATTTTCCTCACGTCGAAAGATGATGAGATTGACGAGGTGCTCGGCCTGCGCATGGGCGCGGACGATTACGTCAAGAAACCGTTTTCTCAGCGCCTTTTGGTCGAACGCATCCGCGCGCTTTTGCGCCGTCAGGAAGTGATCGAAGGCGGTGAAGTCGGTGAGACCGAAGAGACCAAGGTGATTGTGCGCGGTGAATTGGAAATGGACCCGCTGCGCCATTCCGTGTCTTGGAAGGGCCGCGATGTCACCCTGACGGTGACCGAATTCCTTCTGTTGCAAGCGCTGGCCCAGCGTCCCGGTTTTGTGAAATCCCGCGATCAATTGATGGATGTGGCCTATGACGATCAGGTTTACGTCGATGACCGTACCATCGACAGCCACATCAAGCGCCTGCGTAAGAAAATGCGCACCGTAGACAATGAATTCTCCGCCATCGAAACGCTTTATGGCATCGGTTACAGGTATAACGAGGAATAA
- the rapZ gene encoding RNase adapter RapZ, translating to MPQSKSQRRVVLITGPSGAGRSTAINALEDLGYEVIDNLPMSILPRLLQAHGLTRPLALGLDVRNRDFSVNALIEVIDELTRNPDHDAEVLYLDSSPEVLIRRYSETRRRHPLAPAETVQDGVAREIDLLAPIRARADILIDTSGMTPHQLRDEIERWFAEGTQADMALTIQSFSYKRGMPRGVDMVFDVRFLANPYWEPALRALNGTDPKVQEYVQRDPRFAAFFGKVLELTLLLLPAYREEGKKHLSIAFGCTGGQHRSVTLAEILSKALAEHDWQVSIRHRELERRQSGL from the coding sequence TTGCCGCAGTCGAAGTCCCAACGCCGCGTGGTCTTGATCACGGGACCGTCGGGTGCTGGTCGCTCGACCGCGATCAACGCGCTTGAGGACTTGGGGTATGAGGTCATTGATAACCTGCCGATGTCGATCCTGCCTCGGCTCTTGCAGGCGCATGGGCTGACGCGGCCTTTGGCGCTTGGCTTGGATGTGCGCAATCGCGACTTTTCGGTGAATGCGCTCATCGAGGTGATCGACGAATTGACCCGCAATCCGGATCATGACGCGGAGGTGCTCTATCTCGACAGTTCGCCTGAGGTGCTGATCCGGCGCTATTCCGAGACCCGCCGTCGGCACCCGCTCGCCCCCGCAGAAACCGTGCAGGATGGCGTGGCCCGCGAAATTGACCTTTTGGCACCGATCCGTGCGCGGGCGGACATTCTGATTGATACGTCCGGGATGACGCCGCATCAGCTTCGAGACGAGATTGAGCGCTGGTTCGCCGAAGGGACACAGGCCGATATGGCCCTGACGATACAGAGCTTTTCCTACAAACGCGGGATGCCACGCGGCGTCGATATGGTGTTTGATGTACGCTTTCTGGCCAACCCCTATTGGGAGCCTGCGCTGAGGGCGCTAAATGGGACGGACCCAAAGGTCCAAGAGTATGTTCAACGAGATCCGCGTTTTGCGGCATTTTTCGGAAAAGTGTTGGAACTGACCTTGCTGTTGCTGCCGGCCTATCGCGAAGAGGGCAAAAAACACCTCTCGATCGCGTTTGGCTGTACCGGGGGACAGCACAGATCGGTGACGCTTGCTGAAATTCTGTCCAAAGCCCTTGCGGAACATGATTGGCAGGTGTCAATTAGGCATCGGGAATTGGAACGCCGCCAAAGCGGCCTGTGA
- a CDS encoding electron transfer flavoprotein subunit alpha/FixB family protein, translating to MAVLCLAEVASGAVAMDATAKAVSASAQLGDVTVLVCGPATAADEAAKIDGVTKVLRADDAAYTNGLAENLAALIVSLAGDYTHITAPATTTGKNVLPRVAALLDVMILTDVTSVVDADTFTRPIYAGNAIQTVRSKDEKKVITFRTSTFEAAGLSGAAAVSDISGAEDAGLSQFVEDKVAVNDRPELTSAKIVVSGGRGVGSEEDFAIISALADKLGAAVGASRAAVDSGFAPNDWQVGQTGKVVAPELYIAVGISGAIQHLAGMKDSKVIVAINKDEEAPIFQVADFGLVADLFQALPELTGKL from the coding sequence ATGGCTGTTTTGTGTCTTGCTGAAGTCGCCTCTGGCGCAGTTGCGATGGATGCCACCGCCAAAGCGGTGAGCGCCTCCGCCCAACTTGGCGATGTGACGGTTTTGGTCTGTGGCCCTGCGACGGCTGCCGATGAGGCCGCGAAAATTGACGGCGTGACCAAGGTTTTGCGCGCCGATGACGCGGCTTATACCAATGGCCTGGCCGAAAATCTGGCCGCTTTGATCGTGTCTTTGGCGGGGGATTACACGCATATCACCGCGCCCGCCACGACCACGGGCAAAAACGTCTTGCCGCGGGTTGCAGCGCTTTTGGATGTGATGATTTTGACCGATGTCACCTCCGTTGTGGATGCCGATACGTTCACGCGCCCGATCTATGCCGGGAACGCAATTCAAACGGTACGTTCGAAAGATGAAAAAAAGGTAATCACCTTCCGCACCTCGACGTTTGAGGCGGCGGGCCTGTCGGGTGCAGCAGCGGTGTCGGACATCTCTGGCGCGGAGGATGCGGGCCTGTCACAGTTTGTCGAGGACAAGGTCGCGGTCAATGATCGCCCGGAATTGACCTCCGCCAAAATCGTCGTTTCCGGCGGGCGTGGCGTCGGCTCCGAAGAAGATTTTGCCATCATTTCGGCGCTCGCGGACAAACTCGGCGCCGCCGTCGGGGCCTCGCGCGCGGCGGTCGACTCGGGCTTTGCCCCGAACGATTGGCAAGTCGGCCAAACCGGAAAAGTCGTCGCCCCCGAGCTCTACATCGCCGTCGGCATCTCCGGCGCGATCCAGCACCTCGCCGGCATGAAAGACTCCAAAGTCATCGTCGCCATCAACAAGGACGAAGAGGCCCCCATCTTCCAGGTCGCCGACTTCGGCCTCGTCGCAGATTTGTTCCAAGCCCTGCCCGAATTGACCGGGAAGCTCTGA
- a CDS encoding lysophospholipid acyltransferase family protein, whose amino-acid sequence MAHPQDQATETQVTEPHVPKPGDADFIKYDGRRLSYAGTYSDPSKVVVIRTIEWITGKLPLLRRIRRFERMGTPMGQPFFSQALEVMGIKVTTPEDQIAKIPATGPLVVVANHPHGLVDGLVMAELIGKVRTDYKILTRSLLTGIREIDPFMLPVPFPHEEDSHRKSILMRNEAMETLKAGGVIILFPAGAVASSETWFGPVKEKEWNPFTAKMVLKSGATVLPIYFPGRNTRLYQIADKISATIRQGLLLHEIVHALNKPQSPIIGDPLTPDDLGEWQKKTREFMAWMRTHTLALGGRTD is encoded by the coding sequence GTGGCTCACCCGCAAGACCAGGCGACCGAGACCCAAGTGACCGAGCCCCATGTGCCAAAGCCCGGCGACGCGGATTTCATCAAATATGACGGTCGACGTCTGTCTTATGCCGGGACTTATTCGGACCCCTCAAAGGTGGTGGTTATCCGTACGATTGAATGGATCACTGGCAAGCTGCCGTTGTTGCGTCGCATACGTCGGTTTGAACGTATGGGCACGCCCATGGGCCAACCGTTTTTCAGTCAAGCTCTTGAGGTGATGGGGATTAAAGTCACCACGCCTGAGGATCAAATCGCCAAAATTCCGGCCACTGGTCCGCTTGTTGTTGTGGCAAATCACCCGCATGGCTTGGTTGATGGTTTGGTGATGGCGGAGCTGATCGGCAAGGTGCGCACGGATTATAAAATCCTCACGCGCTCGCTTTTGACCGGCATCCGCGAGATTGATCCGTTTATGTTGCCGGTGCCGTTCCCGCATGAAGAGGACAGCCATCGCAAATCTATCCTCATGCGCAATGAGGCGATGGAAACGTTGAAAGCGGGTGGTGTGATCATCCTCTTTCCGGCGGGTGCTGTGGCGTCGTCCGAAACATGGTTTGGCCCGGTGAAGGAAAAAGAGTGGAACCCGTTCACCGCCAAGATGGTGTTGAAATCGGGGGCAACGGTGTTGCCGATCTATTTTCCGGGGCGAAACACGCGGTTATATCAAATTGCCGATAAAATTTCTGCGACCATCCGGCAGGGGCTTTTGCTCCATGAAATCGTGCATGCACTGAACAAACCGCAGTCGCCGATTATTGGCGATCCGTTGACCCCGGATGATCTCGGCGAGTGGCAGAAAAAGACCCGTGAATTCATGGCATGGATGCGCACGCATACCTTGGCGCTTGGCGGTCGCACGGACTGA
- a CDS encoding sensor histidine kinase: MALSSRMDSSGKRPSDDADVVLGDDWIAPRTSDADLRAKRERRRFIAINRSPLAQKIITFNLVAIILMVAGILYLNPFRDSLVTQREMAMVTEAALIADMLEVTAGVDGVLDATEGSADAQSVLDVLEIPLRENVFIYDAEGALIASTEGMPRVRPANVAGLRRDGRSTMISDFLTGVWSTITLTKSKETGDPKDAASHVSPLVPGALKNEIHVKTGNDANGSAIFVVAAPITVDFDGEARTLGVIGLASGEGEIDELVRVEREQILQVFVIAILVSIGLSLVLASTIANPLADLAAAAEIGRDKNSRKVAPGRVRIPDLSGRPDEIGRLSSALRGMVSALYDRIDANEQFAADVAHEIKNPLASLRSAVGSLRMIKKEEHRIKLLDVIEHDVRRLDRLVSDISNASRLDSELVKEEEEEFNLIKMLTNLIEYLSQEAQEKGIEFIADMPDKPIVISGLEARLAQVFVNLITNAVSFCEDGDAIRVWVRKRDSRVLIVVEDTGPGIPDQALSKVFKRFYSERPEGQFGNNSGLGLAISKQIVEAHGGVIWAENIRPTDADITSDPLGARFVVGLPV; the protein is encoded by the coding sequence ATGGCCCTTTCTTCGCGCATGGACAGCTCGGGAAAGCGCCCGTCTGATGACGCAGACGTCGTTCTCGGGGATGACTGGATTGCGCCACGCACTTCGGATGCGGATTTGCGGGCCAAACGGGAACGCCGTCGCTTTATCGCGATCAACCGCTCTCCGTTGGCGCAAAAGATCATAACCTTCAATCTCGTGGCCATCATTTTGATGGTGGCGGGCATTCTCTACCTTAATCCGTTCCGCGACAGTCTTGTGACCCAACGCGAAATGGCCATGGTGACAGAGGCCGCCCTGATCGCTGACATGTTGGAAGTGACCGCTGGTGTGGACGGTGTGTTGGATGCGACAGAAGGGTCCGCTGATGCGCAATCCGTGCTGGATGTGCTGGAAATCCCGTTGCGTGAAAATGTCTTTATCTATGACGCTGAAGGCGCTCTGATCGCCTCCACCGAAGGCATGCCGCGTGTGCGTCCTGCCAATGTCGCCGGGTTGCGCCGGGATGGGCGTTCGACGATGATTTCGGACTTTTTGACCGGGGTGTGGTCGACGATTACTCTCACGAAGTCCAAAGAGACCGGAGATCCAAAGGATGCGGCCTCGCATGTCTCGCCGCTTGTGCCAGGCGCTTTGAAAAATGAGATCCATGTCAAAACGGGTAACGATGCAAATGGGTCGGCCATTTTTGTTGTCGCAGCCCCGATCACAGTCGATTTTGACGGCGAGGCGCGCACGCTTGGCGTGATTGGGCTTGCGTCAGGGGAGGGCGAAATTGACGAACTTGTCCGGGTCGAGCGCGAACAGATTTTGCAAGTCTTTGTCATTGCCATCCTTGTTTCGATCGGCCTGAGCCTTGTTTTGGCCTCGACCATTGCCAACCCCTTGGCCGATTTGGCCGCTGCGGCCGAAATTGGACGTGACAAAAACAGTCGTAAAGTGGCGCCGGGTCGGGTCCGCATTCCCGATCTTTCCGGTCGTCCTGATGAGATCGGTCGCCTGTCTTCCGCCCTGCGGGGAATGGTGTCGGCGCTCTATGACCGGATTGATGCCAACGAACAATTCGCGGCTGACGTGGCGCATGAGATTAAGAACCCGCTGGCCAGTCTGCGCTCTGCCGTGGGCTCTTTGCGGATGATCAAAAAGGAAGAGCACCGGATCAAATTGCTCGATGTGATCGAACATGACGTGCGCCGTCTCGATCGCCTTGTGTCCGATATTTCCAACGCCTCACGTCTCGATAGCGAATTGGTCAAAGAGGAAGAAGAAGAATTCAACCTCATTAAAATGCTCACCAATTTGATCGAGTACCTGTCGCAAGAGGCACAGGAAAAAGGCATCGAATTTATTGCCGATATGCCGGACAAACCGATTGTAATCTCCGGCCTTGAGGCGCGCTTGGCGCAGGTGTTTGTCAATCTGATCACCAATGCCGTTTCCTTCTGTGAAGACGGCGATGCGATCCGGGTTTGGGTGCGCAAACGTGACAGCCGCGTGTTGATTGTCGTCGAAGACACGGGCCCGGGCATTCCCGACCAAGCCCTGTCCAAAGTGTTCAAACGCTTTTACTCCGAACGTCCCGAGGGTCAGTTCGGTAATAACTCGGGCCTTGGTCTTGCCATCTCGAAACAGATCGTTGAGGCCCATGGCGGCGTGATCTGGGCTGAGAACATTCGCCCAACCGATGCCGACATCACCTCCGATCCGTTGGGGGCCCGCTTTGTTGTGGGCTTGCCCGTGTGA
- a CDS encoding electron transfer flavoprotein subunit beta/FixA family protein, with amino-acid sequence MKVLVPVKRVIDYNVKVKVKADGTGVDLANVKMSMNPFDEIAVEEAIRLKEAGVASEIVIVSIGEKKSTDTIRNALAMGADRGLLVVEDQGVEIEPLAVAKILAKIVADEAPELVILGKQAIDNDMNATGQMLAALLGWGQATFASEVKIEAGKAVVTREVDGGLQTISVALPAIVTTDLRLNEPRYASLPNIMKAKKKPLDEKTSADYGVDTAPRLTVVSTDEPKGRDAGIKVGSVDELVAKLKEGGLV; translated from the coding sequence ATGAAGGTACTCGTACCAGTCAAGCGCGTGATCGACTACAACGTGAAGGTCAAAGTAAAGGCCGATGGCACGGGTGTTGATCTTGCGAATGTGAAGATGTCGATGAACCCGTTCGATGAGATCGCGGTTGAAGAGGCCATTCGTCTGAAAGAGGCCGGCGTGGCCAGCGAGATCGTCATTGTGTCGATCGGCGAGAAGAAATCCACCGATACGATCCGCAACGCGCTGGCCATGGGGGCGGATCGCGGCCTTCTTGTGGTTGAGGATCAGGGCGTCGAGATTGAGCCGCTGGCCGTGGCCAAAATTTTGGCCAAGATCGTGGCAGACGAGGCGCCTGAGCTGGTCATTCTCGGCAAACAGGCGATCGACAATGACATGAATGCAACCGGTCAGATGCTGGCCGCCCTTTTGGGATGGGGCCAGGCGACCTTTGCCTCTGAGGTCAAAATCGAAGCGGGCAAAGCGGTTGTGACCCGCGAAGTCGACGGCGGGTTGCAGACCATTTCGGTCGCGCTTCCGGCGATTGTGACCACCGATTTGCGCCTCAATGAGCCGCGCTATGCCTCGCTTCCGAACATCATGAAGGCGAAGAAAAAGCCTTTGGATGAAAAGACATCCGCAGATTACGGCGTCGACACCGCGCCGCGTTTGACCGTTGTGTCGACCGACGAGCCGAAAGGCCGCGACGCTGGCATCAAGGTCGGATCGGTCGATGAACTGGTCGCGAAACTCAAAGAAGGAGGGCTTGTCTGA
- a CDS encoding HPr kinase/phosphorylase, which yields MNLHASCVAFGDRGLLILGPSGSGKSTLALELMAYGATLVSDDRTILSKSDKEGLIATAPAPISGMIEARGMGLLAAGTIPAARICGLVDLSQVERERLPPPRERVLIGVPIPLFFKVEGRHFAPALLQWLKGGRRA from the coding sequence CTGAACCTACACGCCAGTTGCGTGGCTTTTGGTGACAGAGGCCTGTTGATCCTCGGCCCTTCCGGCAGTGGCAAATCCACATTGGCCCTAGAGCTCATGGCTTATGGTGCCACTCTTGTGTCTGACGATCGCACAATCTTGAGTAAATCGGACAAAGAGGGCTTGATTGCGACCGCCCCCGCACCGATCAGCGGCATGATCGAAGCACGCGGGATGGGTTTGCTTGCGGCAGGAACGATACCTGCGGCCCGGATCTGCGGCCTTGTCGATCTGTCACAGGTCGAAAGGGAGCGCTTGCCCCCACCGCGAGAACGGGTCTTAATCGGGGTCCCGATTCCCCTGTTTTTCAAAGTCGAAGGCCGTCATTTTGCCCCGGCTTTGCTCCAATGGCTCAAAGGAGGCCGACGCGCGTGA
- a CDS encoding DUF6473 family protein, producing the protein MAYQNRGEGSLNYYPCRYGKSKLLFRGPSKDLDEAYVAFLGGTETYGKYVEFPFPDLVESGLGVETLNLGCVNAGVDVFLNDETVLDLCKHAKTTVVQIAGAQNMSNRFYAVHARRNDRFLRASTLLKTIYREIDFTDFNFTRHLLQTLEAVSEQKFEMVRQELRDAWVARMRTMAQKLQGDLVLLWLSDHSPDDEAACAKINGDPLFVNRDMLEDIRPLVKDIVEVVATHDEVEQGFELMVHSDLDAPAAREMLGPIVHSKAATAVQEAIARYL; encoded by the coding sequence ATGGCTTACCAAAATAGGGGCGAAGGCTCCCTCAATTACTATCCGTGCCGCTATGGCAAATCGAAACTTTTGTTCCGCGGCCCGTCCAAAGATCTGGATGAGGCTTATGTTGCCTTTCTCGGCGGAACCGAAACCTATGGCAAATATGTTGAGTTTCCGTTCCCGGACCTTGTTGAATCCGGGCTTGGGGTGGAAACTCTCAATCTTGGCTGCGTGAATGCTGGCGTGGATGTGTTTCTGAATGATGAGACGGTTCTGGACCTGTGCAAACATGCGAAAACCACGGTGGTTCAAATCGCGGGGGCCCAGAATATGTCGAACCGATTTTACGCGGTTCATGCGCGGCGCAACGATCGCTTTTTGCGCGCCTCGACCCTATTGAAAACGATCTACCGCGAAATTGATTTTACCGATTTCAACTTTACCCGCCATTTGCTTCAGACTCTTGAAGCGGTGTCTGAGCAGAAATTTGAAATGGTGCGGCAGGAATTGCGCGATGCGTGGGTGGCCCGGATGCGGACCATGGCGCAGAAACTTCAGGGCGATTTGGTGCTTTTGTGGCTGTCGGATCATTCTCCTGATGATGAGGCGGCCTGTGCCAAAATCAATGGCGATCCGCTTTTCGTCAATCGCGATATGCTTGAGGACATTCGCCCTCTGGTGAAAGATATCGTGGAGGTGGTGGCGACCCATGACGAGGTCGAGCAGGGTTTTGAGCTGATGGTCCATTCTGACCTCGACGCCCCTGCTGCCCGTGAAATGCTGGGTCCCATCGTTCATTCAAAAGCCGCCACTGCTGTTCAGGAAGCGATTGCGCGCTATCTTTGA
- a CDS encoding 3-hydroxybutyryl-CoA dehydrogenase — translation MDIQNVGIVGAGQMGNGIAHVFSLAGYNVLLNDISQDALDQAIVTISRNLERQVSRGKIEQSEMDAALSRVSTTLKLEELGATDLVIEAATEREDVKNAIFERLLPHLKPETILTSNTSSISITRLASRTDRPEKFMGFHFMNPVPVMKLVELIRGIATDEPTYHALLKVVESLGKTAASAEDFPAFIVNRILMPMINEAVYTLYEGVGSVKSIDESMKLGANHPMGPLELADFIGLDTCLAIMNVLHDGLADTKYRPCPLLTKYVEAGWLGRKTQRGFYDYRGETPVPTR, via the coding sequence ATGGACATCCAAAACGTAGGCATCGTCGGTGCGGGACAAATGGGCAACGGCATCGCGCATGTGTTTTCACTTGCGGGCTATAACGTGTTGCTCAACGACATTTCACAGGACGCGTTGGATCAGGCGATTGTCACCATTTCGCGCAACCTAGAGCGGCAAGTGTCGCGTGGAAAAATCGAGCAATCCGAAATGGATGCGGCGCTATCGCGCGTGTCGACAACGCTTAAACTCGAAGAGCTAGGGGCCACTGATTTGGTCATCGAGGCGGCGACCGAGCGCGAGGATGTAAAGAACGCGATTTTCGAACGGCTTCTACCCCATCTCAAACCTGAGACCATCCTGACCTCGAACACCTCCTCGATCTCGATCACGCGGCTTGCCTCGCGCACCGATCGACCGGAAAAATTCATGGGGTTTCACTTTATGAATCCCGTGCCTGTGATGAAACTTGTGGAGCTGATCCGCGGCATCGCGACGGATGAACCCACCTATCATGCGCTGTTGAAAGTGGTCGAATCGCTTGGAAAAACCGCCGCAAGTGCCGAAGATTTCCCCGCCTTTATCGTAAATCGCATTCTGATGCCGATGATCAACGAGGCGGTTTACACCCTGTATGAGGGCGTTGGGTCGGTCAAATCCATTGATGAATCTATGAAACTTGGCGCGAACCACCCGATGGGGCCATTGGAATTGGCTGACTTTATCGGTCTCGACACCTGCCTCGCGATCATGAACGTGCTGCATGATGGCTTGGCCGATACGAAATACCGGCCCTGCCCGCTTTTGACGAAATATGTCGAAGCCGGATGGCTTGGCCGCAAAACCCAGCGCGGGTTCTATGATTATCGTGGCGAGACGCCGGTTCCGACCCGATAA